The Clarias gariepinus isolate MV-2021 ecotype Netherlands chromosome 4, CGAR_prim_01v2, whole genome shotgun sequence genome window below encodes:
- the neurod6a gene encoding neurogenic differentiation factor 6-A — protein sequence MLTLPFEEPVMMDTQFVANFPRDCVGESKVTKHDAFKKEEPLSHTDLKAMDDDESEKDEDERDEGPDELDAPRRRGPRKKKLTKERVDRVKLRRMEANARERNRMHGLNNALDSLRKVVPCYSKTQKLSKIETLRLAKNYIWALSEILSTGKRPDLLSFVQTLCKGLSQPTTNLVAGCLQLNARSFIADHGAEASFSARSPYDAVYPAYHDDLAATGHGGSGGSGGADGVKPFRPYGYCGTYESFYESASPECASPQFDGPLSPPLNFNGIFSLKHEEPSDYGKSCHYGMRYCAVPGRSTISQGAVARASSDLHFPYDLHLRGQFYPAQDELSATFHN from the coding sequence ATGCTGACTTTACCGTTTGAAGAGCCGGTGATGATGGACACTCAGTTCGTGGCAAACTTTCCGCGGGACTGCGTGGGCGAGTCGAAGGTCACCAAACACGACGCCTTCAAAAAAGAAGAGCCGCTCTCGCACACGGACCTAAAAGCGATGGACGACGATGAGTCGGAGAAGGACGAGGACGAGCGAGACGAGGGCCCAGATGAGCTCGACGCGCCACGGCGGCGAGGGCCGCGCAAAAAGAAGCTGACCAAAGAGCGGGTCGACCGCGTGAAGCTTCGGCGCATGGAGGCCAACGCGCGGGAGAGGAACCGCATGCACGGCCTCAACAACGCGCTGGACAGTCTGCGCAAAGTGGTGCCCTGCTACTCAAAAACGCAGAAACTGTCCAAGATTGAGACGCTACGTCTTGCCAAGAACTACATCTGGGCGCTTTCGGAGATCCTCAGCACTGGGAAGAGGCCTGACCTCTTGAGCTTTGTACAGACGTTGTGTAAAGGCCTTTCCCAGCCCACTACCAACCTGGTGGCGGGATGCCTGCAGCTAAACGCTCGCAGCTTCATCGCAGATCACGGCGCTGAGGCGTCCTTCTCAGCCAGATCGCCGTACGACGCTGTTTACCCGGCCTACCACGACGACCTTGCAGCTACCGGGCACGGCGGGAGTGGCGGGAGTGGCGGGGCGGACGGTGTCAAACCCTTCAGGCCGTATGGCTACTGTGGTACCTACGAGTCATTCTACGAGTCGGCGTCTCCTGAGTGCGCGAGCCCACAGTTTGACGGACCGCTTAGCCCGCCGCTGAACTTCAACGGGATTTTCTCGCTCAAACACGAGGAGCCGAGTGACTATGGGAAAAGCTGCCATTACGGCATGCGCTACTGCGCTGTACCGGGCCGCTCCACCATCAGCCAGGGCGCAGTGGCGCGCGCCTCCTCTGACCTGCACTTCCCTTACGACCTCCATCTGCGCGGCCAGTTCTACCCTGCACAAGACGAACTGAGCGCCACTTTTCATAATTAG